In Streptomyces sp. NBC_01707, a genomic segment contains:
- a CDS encoding DUF192 domain-containing protein gives MGQWRNGNGTLTVGDREGGPGLEIPLRIAASYRARSKGLLGQDGIDGALMITPCGSVHTFGMRFAIDVAYLDRKFNVVAVHTMKPGRLGRVRLRSRHVLESAAGTMQKWGLRPGVQVQIDQAD, from the coding sequence ATGGGTCAATGGCGCAATGGCAACGGGACGTTGACGGTCGGGGACCGGGAGGGGGGACCGGGGCTGGAGATACCGCTTCGGATCGCCGCCTCGTACCGGGCCCGGTCGAAGGGGCTTCTCGGGCAGGACGGGATCGACGGGGCACTGATGATCACCCCGTGCGGGAGTGTGCACACGTTCGGGATGCGGTTCGCGATCGATGTGGCCTACCTGGACCGGAAGTTCAACGTCGTGGCGGTCCATACGATGAAGCCGGGGCGGCTCGGGAGGGTGCGGCTGCGGTCCCGCCATGTGCTCGAGTCGGCGGCCGGGACGATGCAGAAGTGGGGGCTGCGGCCGGGCGTGCAGGTGCAGATCGACCAGGCCGACTGA